In Oryzias melastigma strain HK-1 linkage group LG6, ASM292280v2, whole genome shotgun sequence, the DNA window ACTAAGCCTCTTCCAGTTATTGGTGCTGACATGTGctaataaacagtagaaaaagaaaaagtatccTTTCCCTGCTTGTCCACTATGTACGAAAATGAGCATTCAAGAATGCAGTAGGAATATTTTAGTAACTTTGCACATAGTCAATAgtttatcagtttgttttttccccttttgtatGTCATGCATCTAAATTGAGATAATATAAAGAAATGattgatatattttcaaattcgatcattttttttcttgtttttgcttgtaaaaatgtttaaaaggagTGCATCTTCTTTTCACACAACTCTACATGCATACTCAGACTGAACAGCTAAATTTATTGACTTCTGTTGTCTACAGCTAACAAAGACAAAGATTTATTAGTAGGGAAAGAAATATGACCGTGACAAAGAGCAGTCTTGACCAAAGCCCGGAGCCATCATTTATCTACAGCTGGAGATCTACACCCAATCCTTTCTCTAATGCACTGTACTATCAATCCTGCTTTAGAAGACCGCTTAGGTTGCACTGAAGCAATGACATGATGCAAACAAGGAAACGTTTCACATTCAAAGGAAAACACAAGGAAGGAAATGTATTTGAGGTTTATATATTTCAAAGAGATTAGTTTGTAGGTTTTGTTAAGAAAAACacttgtttaattaaaaaaaaagtgttggttTACCCCTATGGTCTATAACTTTAGGGTTTGCTTTCTTCAGTGTCCTCACATCTGCAGAAATATATAGAGGGCTTCATTGTATTTTCAAAAGTTGGTGGTAAAAAAAGAATCCCACAGATAAGAATCAAAACCAGCACTGAGTAAAAGATTGCAAAGATAAAATTAAAGCTTAAGCATCTTTTAATGTCCACTACTACAAATTatattattgtttaattttacattggaaatactaaaataactttccaaacataaaatacaccacaacattttaaaatgatttctttgtaagaaaaatatatatatattccaagTTCAGATAAACGAGAAAAGAAGTCAAAACTGTATTATCTTGTAGGCATGCAACTCTGTCTTACCTGGCCCCTGCTACAGGTGACTTCCTTCCTGGGTCAAGTGATGTTCCCAGTGGCTCCTCCCCCAGTGACCTAGTGTCTTTATTTAACTGCTGTAGACGTGAACTTAGCTCCCCAATAACAGAAGGCTTTGTACCTTCGTCTGCACCCAGCCCAAGTCCCAGTCCACCAAGATTGCCCAAACTCCCAATGCTTAGCCCCACCCCTGGGCCTCGAGGCTCCACTGGGTCCCCCCACAGCTTGGACCTCCTTTGGAAGAGGTAGCGAGGCTTGGTGGGGCCTAGACCAGTCACAGAGGCAGAGCCCCCCACGGGGAGCCCaactcctccagctgcagcagcagctagGGCAGCAGCCTGTTGTTGGGATAGCAGCTCACTGTCGGAGCTCTGCTTCAGTAGAGGGTCCCTGAAGGTGACGGGGCCTTTACTCCCTCCTATCTGGGACTTGAGTCGGGGCTTAGGAGGCACTGGCGGCTTGTCGAAAACAAATGTCTGCCCGTCGGCATAGGAGGTGTGCGTGGTGTGTGTGTCAGCAGGCTCACCGCTTTCTGACGACAGTGTGGACATGCTGGAAACCGTGGAGACAGTGCTGGTGGTCTCAAGATGATGATCTCTTTCTCGGTCACTCGAGCTACGTGTGTCAGCCTCCTCCACGCCTGAGTCAGCCGCGGAGCCGGACTCACCCACTGGTGGGGGCTCCAGAGGGTCAGATGGTTTCCCTGAGACAGCTGCAGCACTGTGTAGACGTGAGGGCTGCTGAGGCTGAGGCTGGGTGGGGGTCACAATAGGAGTTGATGGGGTTGAGGGAGTTTGGGCCGTTGGCGTTGTTGGGGTCCCAGGAGAGGTGGAAGCCTTAGCAGGGGATGCTGGCATTGCATGTGCCTGTGCCAACAACCCATTTGCAAACTCGTCCGGAGGGGGAACCACTCCGATCTTTCGTAGCTCTTCTCTTGTTTCCTCGTCACTGGAGGATAACATAGCAGGGGGCAGAGTGACGGTGTATGTGTCTGCATCCTCTTCTGAACTTCCCTGAGCCAAACTCTTCTCTTGGCAAGGGGTGGCAGGATGCTGAGTTTGAGGTAAGATCTGGGACTGGGGCACAGTGGGACTGGGAGGTTTAGCCTGTGGACTTTTGCTGGGCTCAGGTGTCTGTTCATGTTCTGAACCCATTCCAGCTGCTTGACCATTATTGGTGGCATGTACCATGATCAGCCCCGCTGTCTTCTGTTGTGATGTGTCCATGATGCTGATCAACATGCTCTTTTTATCCTCTAGTCTCTTTTCCTCCCTCCTTTCCTCTATTCTCGCCTCCATCTCTTGGCGGAATGATATTGGTGACGGTGATGGTGCCAATGGTGGCTTGGCGGTCTGAGGAGCTAAAACAGATGCGAGGGAAGATCCAACTTCGTACCCAGCTGCCTTGCTGCTTTTAGGTGAAAACGGAGGAGAACTAGCTGCACCATCACCGCGAGGAGACTCTTTGGTCTGAAGGTCTATAAACATTACACCCTGACCTACTCGGTCGTGTTTAGTCCGAGGTTCTGGGCTGCCAGTTGGAGACTGGCTTTGGGAGGTTAGTGCCCTTTCTCTTGCAGCCAGCGCAAGAGCCAGTGGAGAATTGGGGTCAAGAGGCTTTCCTGTAAGTGGATGGATAAAGGTGGTCCCACTAGGAGAGGGGCTAAGAGCCAAGGCAGGTGGAGGAAGCTGTCCCAGCTCTCGAGTTAGTATTCTTTCATCTATAGAATGAGACTGAATCAAAGAGGGGGAGTCAGGGCTTGTTGATGAACCCTCCAGGGTCCCGACAGATAGGAAGACAGTGGATTTCCTTCTTTCTTCTAGTCGGCGTTCGCGATCTTTCACGGCTCCAGCAATTGCTGCAGCAAAGGGGCCCTTACCCTGAAAAATCATCTCTCCTTGGGCCCGCAAACGTTCTCGCTCAATCATCAGCTGCTGCTGGTAGTAATCTGCACGGCTGGTGTGAGTGTGCCCGTGGGTATGTGGGTGTCTTCCTGAGGGTGAGCTCTCTCGTGAGTGGGCAGCAGCTAAGGCTAAACTAGCTTTTTCTTGTGCATCTTCTACCTGAAGTGGACAAAACACATGGAGATAAACGCCACAGGCTTTACATACTGCAGAGAGGATAAAAATCAAGACAACAAATCCACCCTAACTTGTAACCTACCTGCAGTTGTTTAACCAGAGGACTCTTTTTTCTTTGCGGTTTGGTGGGCGTGTACAATCCAATGCTAAACTGACCCACGTTTGCGTAAGGGTTGTCAATGACCCGACCCTTTCTTTTTATCCGCTCAGGTGGCGTAGCAGCGCAGGGACGAGGGATTTCTGTAGGCTCGACGGGTTGATGGGAAGAATCCTGCAGGATAATCATGGAGCaagcttttttctgtctctcGATGTGAGTGGCCTGCCGCTGAGCGGCCTCGTAAGGCAAGTCCAAGGAGGACGGCTTAAAGCTAGAACGTCCTCCGGGCTCATGGCTCTGACTCTGGGTCCTGgatgggggaggaggagggcagAAAGGTGGAGGAGGGCCCGTGTCTAGGTAGTAAGGAGGCGGGGGAGGTGCTGTTTGGGGAGGTGGGGGGATGGGATGGCCCTGTGAGTGGTCCCGGAGGCTGTCTGTCATAGAGGAACTACGGGGAAATCTGTGCTCGCCTGCAAGGGCAGATAGTCGATCCTCCTCTGTTGCACCTGAAGAGTTGAGGGAAAGACaatgaaacaattttacaatacatCTGTGAAAATTGACCTTTTTCAATCCcaataatgtttattaaaaaatgcaaatacataaaattaagaTCAGCCACTCAATTACCTAACATGCTAGTCCAACCAGTATGAGTGgagaagttattattttttttcttccatgttgTGTTTCATTGGACCTCAGCCAAACAACAGTATTTATACTGTAACTTAATATAGATTCACAGCTAATAGGGAGGAGGATAGCAAAACTAATATGATGAAAATTGAGGATATATTGTGCATATGAATTACTAAAAAGCagttaaaattgtttaattaaaaatgtagtaaCAGACGATCACCGGATCTTATAAAATATGGCAGATTTGCTCAGAATAGTCAGTTTGATATAATGTAAAATCACATGATGCTTTGATGGGGACACTCAAAAGCAACTGAACAGTGATTGTGTCTTTAAAGACCTGCTCCGATAaccttctgatctattttaaatctttcccagtggtcttttaattatgattatgctgattTGAGctaatataataaaaatttgtagaattttctagaacatagtttctggagagcGGCAATAGTTTagtagaaattcgcctctgagttgtagccAGGACTGTTTATGctgagcaaccccaccccctttccgCTCCCCGTTGCTGGGAGTTTCGAGTTAGCTTGTGGCCGgcccaaaatatttttaatgtcacaaataagctctttttcaaacagcattgttttcatttgctcctgatccacaactcatgaatgcaaatttgagagtgattttctttatgtcctctatcattagaaaaatgtccattttaCCAAAAGACTTGGTCCTGGACATTCCCTTTGGTAGTGGTATGTGACCTCTTTCAATCCCTGGGTGAAGAGTTCCATGTAGAGTCATCCCTTGTCTCTCAAACAGTGACTGCAACACAAAATCCCCAATAACACATTtgataaatgttgtaaaaacaacaaaatcaaaaagtagCTCATTGTGCATGTAGACTAGCTAGGATGGTGTGCGAGCCAGATTTTCTAGAGTATGTTGTGTATCAGACCAGGCTGTTATGTGTGCCAGCATGGTGCCATGTACTGAGTAGGTGCACTCACACTGATCTCTGCTGGTGTGATTCTCCTGCTGGTAGGCCGTTGTTTGACAGTAGCTGCTCTGTAATCTGCCTCGGAGGGCTGTGAACGCATCATAGATTCTTGCGATGCCAACATCTCATCTAGTCTTTCTGTGAAGAAAAATGGGCCAGAACTAAATACCAAGACATAAGATTGTAGAAATGTGTCATTATGACTGTTATGGACATTAAGgacacaataaaaaagacatatttataATGTAACTACAGACAGCGTTGTTGAATCATGCATTCGGGTACTGAACTAAATCATGGTCtcaaaaaaagagtgaaaaagtgaaaaaaagagaacagaaaGTCCATGCGTTTGCAAGTTTCTGTTGTGATGAATCTTCATTAAGATGCTCACAGATTTATCAGTTTCTCGTCTCAGACTCACCTCCCCTTTTCCGCCGAGCAGAAGCTTTGTAAGAGAAAGATAGCATCAGCAGAGGAGGGAAAATGACAAGAACAAGCCAACACAAGTGACTACTCTAAAAGTCGGGAGATACGGCAGGTTTCAAGGACAAAGCCAAAGCAGGACACTGACAGAAAAGGAGGAGGAAAGTTCCACGTTTGTCTGCCGGTCGTTTGGCACTCACCCAGTTCTTCCAGCTCAGCGGTCATGGACTTGGAGCGCAGAGTCAGGGTTGTGCTGGGAGCTCTTTTCGGTGGTGGGGGAGCTGTGGAGAAAAGGCAAGGAGTTGAGGAGGAAGTTGAAGGGGCTGAAAATCCTTTGGCTCTGCGGTTCAGCGCTCTCCTGGCACACTCCAGACGACCAGCCCATCCCATCTTCACGGCTTTGACTTGGACAAATTCGGTTGAACTTGATGTCTCGCGTTTCGCCAGGACCTTACTCAGTGCACGGTCGGAGCCCAGCTTCTTCATGGTCGGTTCTCACTTTGTGTGATGACTAATCGATATGTCAGTGCGCCCTCAAGACTTTCATTTCTGCAACCTTTATGATGATCCAGTATGATTCCACAAAGCAAAGGGGCAGCAAACGAACAAAAAACTCCTTTGTAGCATCGCTGCCTTTTTCAAATCCACCAGATTAACATGGAGCATCATAATTTATTCCCAGCAGAAGGCAAAATGAGTAAAACAAGTAAGGAGTGGGAGACACTAATCTATTCTTCCTTCATTATACCGTCTGTCTGCAAATGAGCATCATCCAGAAATGCAAACACTTTGCTTCAACACACTAACTAAAACATCTTTCCTCAGAGAAAACCTCTCTAGGGAGCAGAGACTGGCATGTGGGCTCACAGATTAAGAGAAgacaataaatctaaaaaagtaaGGAAAATTATGAACTGCAGAGAACACCGGAGCCTTC includes these proteins:
- the shank3a gene encoding SH3 and multiple ankyrin repeat domains protein 3 isoform X7, which produces MLQTVSVCKVSARQVCVRACVQVELGKKEERERERERGSLNPPTRSMPLRPAAGKHEPASSARQDQQPRAHSHTLTHTHAANGSQGGSTDSGSSREEEDSGVLAFRPGAERGYSARAPMEEPTGNTVVIRIGIPDLQQTKCLKFNVDAPIWLSKQQILCTLNQSLKDVLNYGLFQPAYNGKAGKFLDEERQLREYPFPSIAPVPYLEFRYKRRVYTQTYLDEKQLSKLHTKANLKKFMEYVQQRNIEKVSRFLDKGLDPNFHDPDTGECPLTLTAQLEGCADLIKVLKNGGAHLDFRTKDGITALHKAVRSKNHTALITLLDLGASPDYKDSRGLTPLYHCSMVGGDPYCCELLLHDHAQVGCVDENGWQEIHQACRYGHVQHLEHLLFYGADMSAQNASGNTALHVCALYNQESCARVLLFRGANKEIKNYNSQTAFQVAIIAGNFDLAEIIKVHKASDVVPFRETPSYTNRRRLTTGPLPSPRSLLRSASDNNLNGDHDHIHSQPPREGRGRQGPSPVPSLRSLPAFGQQHSSLGEVRHVKKSRHGEIPDSSLQSTGSSRSSHSRSPSLRHMHEDDKPIPRRSQSHGYPHGYSPRGRLSPGSVHRDPSPPHHTPPALTGPRGPKRKLYSAVPGRTFIVVKPYTPQGEGEIQLNRGERVKDFDCNDVEVLSIGEGGFWEGSVKGRTGWFPADCVEEVQMRQYDPRLESREDRNKRLFRHYTVGSYDNFTSYSDYIIEEKNAVLHKKENEGFGFVLRGAKAETPIEEFTPTPAFPALQYLESVDVEGVAWRAGLRTGDFLIEVNGVNVVKVGHKQVVSLIRQGGNRLLMKVVSVTRKPESEEAVRKKAPPPPKRAPSTTLTLRSKSMTAELEELASARRKRGERLDEMLASQESMMRSQPSEADYRAATVKQRPTSRRITPAEISSLFERQGMTLHGTLHPGIERGHIPLPKGMSRTKSFGATEEDRLSALAGEHRFPRSSSMTDSLRDHSQGHPIPPPPQTAPPPPPYYLDTGPPPPFCPPPPPSRTQSQSHEPGGRSSFKPSSLDLPYEAAQRQATHIERQKKACSMIILQDSSHQPVEPTEIPRPCAATPPERIKRKGRVIDNPYANVGQFSIGLYTPTKPQRKKSPLVKQLQVEDAQEKASLALAAAHSRESSPSGRHPHTHGHTHTSRADYYQQQLMIERERLRAQGEMIFQGKGPFAAAIAGAVKDRERRLEERRKSTVFLSVGTLEGSSTSPDSPSLIQSHSIDERILTRELGQLPPPALALSPSPSGTTFIHPLTGKPLDPNSPLALALAARERALTSQSQSPTGSPEPRTKHDRVGQGVMFIDLQTKESPRGDGAASSPPFSPKSSKAAGYEVGSSLASVLAPQTAKPPLAPSPSPISFRQEMEARIEERREEKRLEDKKSMLISIMDTSQQKTAGLIMVHATNNGQAAGMGSEHEQTPEPSKSPQAKPPSPTVPQSQILPQTQHPATPCQEKSLAQGSSEEDADTYTVTLPPAMLSSSDEETREELRKIGVVPPPDEFANGLLAQAHAMPASPAKASTSPGTPTTPTAQTPSTPSTPIVTPTQPQPQQPSRLHSAAAVSGKPSDPLEPPPVGESGSAADSGVEEADTRSSSDRERDHHLETTSTVSTVSSMSTLSSESGEPADTHTTHTSYADGQTFVFDKPPVPPKPRLKSQIGGSKGPVTFRDPLLKQSSDSELLSQQQAAALAAAAAGGVGLPVGGSASVTGLGPTKPRYLFQRRSKLWGDPVEPRGPGVGLSIGSLGNLGGLGLGLGADEGTKPSVIGELSSRLQQLNKDTRSLGEEPLGTSLDPGRKSPVAGARCEDTEESKP
- the shank3a gene encoding SH3 and multiple ankyrin repeat domains protein 3 isoform X8; amino-acid sequence: MMPHMANLKKFMEYVQQRNIEKVSRFLDKGLDPNFHDPDTGECPLTLTAQLEGCADLIKVLKNGGAHLDFRTKDGITALHKAVRSKNHTALITLLDLGASPDYKDSRGLTPLYHCSMVGGDPYCCELLLHDHAQVGCVDENGWQEIHQACRYGHVQHLEHLLFYGADMSAQNASGNTALHVCALYNQESCARVLLFRGANKEIKNYNSQTAFQVAIIAGNFDLAEIIKVHKASDVVPFRETPSYTNRRRLTTGPLPSPRSLLRSASDNNLNGDHDHIHSQPPREGRGRQGPSPVPSLRSLPAFGQQHSSLGEVRHVKKSRHGEIPDSSLQSTGSSRSSHSRSPSLRHMHEDDKPIPRRSQSHGYPHGYSPRGRLSPGSVHRDPSPPHHTPPALTGPRGPKRKLYSAVPGRTFIVVKPYTPQGEGEIQLNRGERVKDFDCNDVEVLSIGEGGFWEGSVKGRTGWFPADCVEEVQMRQYDPRLESREDRNKRLFRHYTVGSYDNFTSYSDYIIEEKNAVLHKKENEGFGFVLRGAKAETPIEEFTPTPAFPALQYLESVDVEGVAWRAGLRTGDFLIEVNGVNVVKVGHKQVVSLIRQGGNRLLMKVVSVTRKPESEEAVRKKAPPPPKRAPSTTLTLRSKSMTAELEELASARRKRGERLDEMLASQESMMRSQPSEADYRAATVKQRPTSRRITPAEISSLFERQGMTLHGTLHPGIERGHIPLPKGMSRTKSFGATEEDRLSALAGEHRFPRSSSMTDSLRDHSQGHPIPPPPQTAPPPPPYYLDTGPPPPFCPPPPPSRTQSQSHEPGGRSSFKPSSLDLPYEAAQRQATHIERQKKACSMIILQDSSHQPVEPTEIPRPCAATPPERIKRKGRVIDNPYANVGQFSIGLYTPTKPQRKKSPLVKQLQVEDAQEKASLALAAAHSRESSPSGRHPHTHGHTHTSRADYYQQQLMIERERLRAQGEMIFQGKGPFAAAIAGAVKDRERRLEERRKSTVFLSVGTLEGSSTSPDSPSLIQSHSIDERILTRELGQLPPPALALSPSPSGTTFIHPLTGKPLDPNSPLALALAARERALTSQSQSPTGSPEPRTKHDRVGQGVMFIDLQTKESPRGDGAASSPPFSPKSSKAAGYEVGSSLASVLAPQTAKPPLAPSPSPISFRQEMEARIEERREEKRLEDKKSMLISIMDTSQQKTAGLIMVHATNNGQAAGMGSEHEQTPEPSKSPQAKPPSPTVPQSQILPQTQHPATPCQEKSLAQGSSEEDADTYTVTLPPAMLSSSDEETREELRKIGVVPPPDEFANGLLAQAHAMPASPAKASTSPGTPTTPTAQTPSTPSTPIVTPTQPQPQQPSRLHSAAAVSGKPSDPLEPPPVGESGSAADSGVEEADTRSSSDRERDHHLETTSTVSTVSSMSTLSSESGEPADTHTTHTSYADGQTFVFDKPPVPPKPRLKSQIGGSKGPVTFRDPLLKQSSDSELLSQQQAAALAAAAAGGVGLPVGGSASVTGLGPTKPRYLFQRRSKLWGDPVEPRGPGVGLSIGSLGNLGGLGLGLGADEGTKPSVIGELSSRLQQLNKDTRSLGEEPLGTSLDPGRKSPVAGARLFSSLGELHTISQRSYGTTFTIRPGSRYPVTRRTPSPSSGSPDRGDPLGRFSGFGLPTSPTTPPQTILKSSSLSLPGEPKEVRFVMRSSSARSRSRSPSPSHSPGLGSPLLALRPFHQKPLHLWNKYDVGDWLESINLGEHRAGFQEHEIEGSHLPALTKDDFAELGVTRVGHRMNIERALKQLLES
- the shank3a gene encoding SH3 and multiple ankyrin repeat domains protein 3 isoform X6 — translated: MLQTVSVCKVSARQVCVRACVQVELGKKEERERERERGSLNPPTRSMPLRPAAGKHEPASSARQDQQPRAHSHTLTHTHAANGSQGGSTDSGSSREEEDSGVLAFRPGAERGYSARAPMEEPTGNTVVIRIGIPDLQQTKCLKFNVDAPIWLSKQQILCTLNQSLKDVLNYGLFQPAYNGKAGKFLDEERQLREYPFPSIAPVPYLEFRYKRRVYTQTYLDEKQLSKLHTKANLKKFMEYVQQRNIEKVSRFLDKGLDPNFHDPDTGECPLTLTAQLEGCADLIKVLKNGGAHLDFRTKDGITALHKAVRSKNHTALITLLDLGASPDYKDSRGLTPLYHCSMVGGDPYCCELLLHDHAQVGCVDENGWQEIHQACRYGHVQHLEHLLFYGADMSAQNASGNTALHVCALYNQESCARVLLFRGANKEIKNYNSQTAFQVAIIAGNFDLAEIIKVHKASDVVPFRETPSYTNRRRLTTGPLPSPRSLLRSASDNNLNGDHDHIHSQPPREGRGRQGPSPVPSLRSLPAFGQQHSSLGEVRHVKKSRHGEIPDSSLQSTGSSRSSHSRSPSLRHMHEDDKPIPRRSQSHGYPHGYSPRGRLSPGSVHRDPSPPHHTPPALTGPRGPKRKLYSAVPGRTFIVVKPYTPQGEGEIQLNRGERVKDFDCNDVEVLSIGEGGFWEGSVKGRTGWFPADCVEEVQMRQYDPRLESREDRNKRLFRHYTVGSYDNFTSYSDYIIEEKNAVLHKKENEGFGFVLRGAKAETPIEEFTPTPAFPALQYLESVDVEGVAWRAGLRTGDFLIEVNGVNVVKVGHKQVVSLIRQGGNRLLMKVVSVTRKPESEEAVRKKAPPPPKRAPSTTLTLRSKSMTAELEELASARRKRGERLDEMLASQESMMRSQPSEADYRAATVKQRPTSRRITPAEISSLFERQGMTLHGTLHPGIERGHIPLPKGMSRTKSFGATEEDRLSALAGEHRFPRSSSMTDSLRDHSQGHPIPPPPQTAPPPPPYYLDTGPPPPFCPPPPPSRTQSQSHEPGGRSSFKPSSLDLPYEAAQRQATHIERQKKACSMIILQDSSHQPVEPTEIPRPCAATPPERIKRKGRVIDNPYANVGQFSIGLYTPTKPQRKKSPLVKQLQVEDAQEKASLALAAAHSRESSPSGRHPHTHGHTHTSRADYYQQQLMIERERLRAQGEMIFQGKGPFAAAIAGAVKDRERRLEERRKSTVFLSVGTLEGSSTSPDSPSLIQSHSIDERILTRELGQLPPPALALSPSPSGTTFIHPLTGKPLDPNSPLALALAARERALTSQSQSPTGSPEPRTKHDRVGQGVMFIDLQTKESPRGDGAASSPPFSPKSSKAAGYEVGSSLASVLAPQTAKPPLAPSPSPISFRQEMEARIEERREEKRLEDKKSMLISIMDTSQQKTAGLIMVHATNNGQAAGMGSEHEQTPEPSKSPQAKPPSPTVPQSQILPQTQHPATPCQEKSLAQGSSEEDADTYTVTLPPAMLSSSDEETREELRKIGVVPPPDEFANGLLAQAHAMPASPAKASTSPGTPTTPTAQTPSTPSTPIVTPTQPQPQQPSRLHSAAAVSGKPSDPLEPPPVGESGSAADSGVEEADTRSSSDRERDHHLETTSTVSTVSSMSTLSSESGEPADTHTTHTSYADGQTFVFDKPPVPPKPRLKSQIGGSKGPVTFRDPLLKQSSDSELLSQQQAAALAAAAAGGVGLPVGGSASVTGLGPTKPRYLFQRRSKLWGDPVEPRGPGVGLSIGSLGNLGGLGLGLGADEGTKPSVIGELSSRLQQLNKDTRSLGEEPLGTSLDPGRKSPVAGASTACAPRRAGLLYFSAA